One Coprobacter fastidiosus genomic window, AACCAAAGAAAATGGCATGTTCGGGACTTTTAAATTTTATAGATAATGCTGCTGCTATTCCGATGGATAATGCGTTTATTCCAAAAAACAGACTGAATGTAAAGGCTGAGAAACCGTAGTGTTGTTGCATGATAAAAGGAGATGAAGATATGTTGGCGAATAATACCCCCATGGCGAATCCCATTTGGAGCACATAGAAAACATAACGACGATTATGTAGTATTTTCCCGAATCCCCATAATAATCCTTTGATATTCTCCTGTTTTCTGTTCGATTTAGGTAGAGATTCTTTAAAACGAAAATTTCCTATCAGAAGAATAATACCGATGATCAACAGTATTATAAAAATACCTTTCCAGCCGATAGAATCAGTTAGAAACCCGCCTAATACCGGAGAAGCAACCGGAGCTATACCGTTAATAGCTCCGATGATAGCCATGGCTTTTGCCAGATCTTGTCCCGAAAATTTATCGGTAGCTACTGACCGGGAAATGACAATACCTCCTGATCCTGCTATACCTTGCAATAAGCGGAAAGCAATGAAGCTTTCTATGTTCGGTGAGAAAATACAGAATACGGTTGAAACGATAAAAAGTAACATGGAAATAAGCAATAGCGGTCGTCGTCCGTATTTATCGCTTAACGGGCCGAAAAAAATCTGCCCGATCGCTAACCCGATCATACTTGATGTGAGTCCGAGTTGTACCATTGACGAATTTGTATCGAAATATCCTGTCATAGTCGGAAGGCTCGGTAAATACATATCGGTTACTAAGGGACCGAAAGCTGTAAGAGCTCCTAACAAAATCAATAAAAATGCTTTAGAATTATTCTCTTTCATATATTATCTCCTATTAATTAAAAACCATTGCAAAATTACCAAGAATGTTTTGTCTGTGAGGAGAATATGTTACTTGTGTTAACCTTTTTTTGTCAGAAATAACAAGATGTGGCTTTAACTTGTTTTTCTGTACAAAAGGTTATTAGAGGGGGATAAAAGCCGGAAGAATCGATCTTTCGGCTTGAAGATATTGAGATCCCAGAACCGGTCTATTTCTTGCAGGGTATATTTATTTTGTACGAACACCTTTTACGGATACAAGTTATTCGATATCGTTTGATATGAATGCGGATGGCTATATTATAATCAATCTGAAAATAGTTGAATGCAGTTTGGTGGATGGTAAAATTTACGATGCATTTAGTTTCTTCCTGTTTTTCCATGGCAGATCATTTCATGATTTTATTTGTTTGATTAATTCATGAATTTTATTGATAATTGCAGGAATTGCATCTTCGACTTTCGGAGATAATTGCATTCCTATTTCTCTGACTTCTTGAACCGATATTGCTAATAAATCGATTTCGGGAATTTGCTCTTGTAAAATCATGGCATCGATCATTTCTTTCAGGCCTATTTCATGAGCGCTTAGCAAAAGAGGATAGTCATGAGAATATTTAGGCTTTAAGTGGCGGATAGTACCTGCCGGACGGCTATCGAGAGTCGCATCTATTAATATCAGGTGTTTATACTGTTGTAAAGTACCGATTAAGAAGATACCGCCTGTGCCTCCGTCCAACAAATCGACCCCCAGCGGTAATTCTTCTTTTTCTAATCGGTTTATAACATGAATACCTATACCTTCATCTTTTAAAACCAGATTTCCTACGCCCAGAATAAGTATATCTTTCATTTTTCGGATTTTGTTAGAATCTGTTTATATTATTTGAGATGTAGCAAGTATGATTTTCAGTCATTTGAAAATCTTCATATTGCAACAGAGAAAGATCGTATTAAAAAAATATTCCCATAAAAATTTGGGCTCTTAAACAGTTTCTTGTTTTTTATCTAAGAGCCTGTCTGGATTTTTCTTTTATTTCGATTTCCTTCTTCAATAATTTTTCTTTCTCTTTTTTAAGAACGATCTTGTATTTTGTTCTTTGTTCGTCTTCATATTCTTTTACGAGATGTTCGTCTATAAATTTCCAGCCGCCGATGATCGATGATGCAATGCCGTTCCGTTCTATATAATCGTGGTAAAATACCAGATAAATATGAACAATGGCGAATAGGATAAACGCCCACATGAGAATATGATGTATGTCCCTTACCGGATAAAATCCTCCCATAATGATTAACAGTTTGCCGAAAAATGGAGCTAAAATACTGTCGGAGTCTACATAGAACATTGCCAGTCCGGTAACAGACTGTACGATCATTATGAGAAATAGTCCGAAATAAGTAAACGCGGCGAGACTGTTGTGCCCGATATCGTAAACCGGTTTGGGAGATAGTAACAGAACATCCACTTTGGTCGTTTCGAAGATTCCTCTCCATTGTTTTTTAGTCAAAGGTATGTAATTAGGCCACCTGGAAAATGTATTTCCGGCGAAGAACCAGTAAATGCGTACCAAAAAGTTGATTATAAAAATAAATGCGGCTATGAAATGTGTCAGTCGTACCCATCCGAACCAGTAATTAAATTCTGGTGCTGTCCCGTGCATTATCGCTGGAGGATCTCCTATAATGTAGCCGGTAATACATAATATCGTAATGGCGAATGCGTTTACCCAATGAAAAATTCTGACGGGTAACTGCCATACATATACTTCTCTTAGATGAGCTTTTTTACTGATCATGACTATTTGGTTTATTATAGAGTGTCGAACTGGTGTATATGTTTTCCTTCTTCGTCATATAGATGTACGGCACAAGCCATACACGGGTCAAAAGAATGAATGGTACGTATGATTTCCAATGGAGCTGAAGTATCATGTACGGGAGTTCCCAATAATGATTCTTCAAAAGAGGAGCGTTGTCCCTTTGTATCTCTTGGAGAGGCGTTCCATGTTGTCGGGACTACCATCTGATAGTTTTTTATTTGTTTATTTTCTATATTGACATAATGTGCTAACGATCCGCGAGGGGCTTCTGCCAGTCCGATTCCTTGAGCTTTTTGAGGCCAAGTAGAAGGTTCCCAATATATATTGTTGAACATTCGATAATCTCCCGATTTTATATTTTGCAACAATTGAATATAGAAATCCTGCATCCAGTCAGCCAATAGATTCGATTCCATAGCACGGGCCAGAGTCCGTCCGATAGTTGAATACATAGCTTCAAAGGGAACATTTAGTTGCTTTAAACAGCGATCTGTCAAATCTTTATAATCGTCTCGACCGGAAGCATACCCGACAATCATTCGAGCCAAAGGTCCGGTTTCCATAGGTCGGTTCTTATAGCGTGGGGTTTTTATCCAGCTATAAGGTTGAGAATTGTCCAGATATTGGTAGGGAGGGGTAGGACCGGTATAATCCAGATTCGTTTCTCCGATAGAAGGGTGCAGCCCGACTTCTTTACCTTCACTGTAACTGTACCATGAATTATTTACATATTCCTGAAGCCCATCCATTGCATAAGGATCGAAATCTTCGATATGGTGTAGATCTCGGTTTATGATGATTCCTCTCGGACTTTTGTAAGTACTTAGTTCCCCATAATTTCCCGTGGGATAGTCTCCGTATGAAATATAATTTCGCAATCCTCCTCCTATTTTTGTCCATTCGGGATAGTAGGATGCAATGGCAAGTACATCGGGCAAGTAAACTTGTCGGACGAAATTTTGAGTTGTTTGAATAATTTCGGCTACATAACTGAGGCGTTCCAGATTAATGGCATTGGGATCGTTGATATTGACCGCACACGCCATTCCCCCGACTAAATAATTGGGATGAGGATTTTTACCTCCGAAAATAGTTTGTACTTTTACTATGTCTTTTTGTACTTCCAGAGCTTCCAGATAGTGGGCTACTCCCAACAGATTAACCTCCGGAGGCAATTTGTACGCCGGATGTCCCCAGTATCCGTTTGCAAAGATTCCGAGTTTGCTGGATTCAACAAATTTTTTAATTTTCTTCTGTATGTCCGTAAAATAACCTATCGAACTTTTCGGCCATGCCGAGATGCTTTGAGCAATAGCAGATGTTTTTTTTGGATCTGCTTTGAGCGCTGAAACTACATCTACCCAGTCCAAAGCCTGTAATTGATAGAAATGAACTACATGATCTTGTTCTGTAAGTGCTATTTGCATGAGACTTCGTACACGTTCCGCATTCGGCGGAATAATGATTCCCAGCGCATTCTCTACAGCCCTGACCGAAGCCAGAGAATGTATAGACGTACATACTCCGCATACACGTCCTACATAAGCCCAGACTTCTCTCGGATCACGGTTTTGTGCAATAATTTCAATGCCGCGTACCATTGTACCGGTGGAAAAGGCATCTTTGATGATACCGTTCTCAATATCTGCTTCTATCCTTAAATGACCCTCGATTCTGGTAATCGGATCAACAACAACTCGTGTACTCATAGCTATGTCTTACTACAGTTTATCTGTTTCTTCTGTTTTTATTTTTTGTTCTATTTTCTCTTTTTCATTTTTCAGATGCGATTCTGTCTTGTCGAAATCCTCTTCATTTATACTCAGATCATCCATTTGATTTTTGATCAACTTGTGTTTTTGTATATTGGTAACTACTGCATGTGCCAGAACTCCGCCTAAAGCTACGGCACTTAATCCAGCTCCTATCTTGTCGGCTGTTGCTTCTATTCCTATACCGTGAACATAAGGTATGTGACTATATAATGGGCCGTAATCCCAGAAATTAGGTTCGGCACAACCGATGCAACCGTGTCCCGACTGGATCGGGTAACTGATGCTGTTGTTCCATTTGATTACAGCACAAGAGTTGAATGTATTGGGTCCTTTGCAGCCCATATAGTAGAGACAATAACCTTTTTTGGCGTTTTCATCATCGAACGATTGAACGAATAATCCTGCATCATAGGCTGGTCGGCGGTAACAAGTGTCATGTATTCGTCGTCCGTAAAATACAGACGGGCGTCCCATATTATCTAACTCGGGAAGTTTGTCGAATGTCAAGATATAAGTAATGACGCCTGCCATGACATCTGCAATAGGCGGACATCCCTGGACATTGATAATGGGCTTTCCCGAATATATTTTATGAACAGGTTCTGTTTTAGTCGGATTGGGATAGGCGTGTTGAATACACCCTGAAGATGCACAATTTCCCCATGCTATAATAGCCTCAGCTCCTGCAGCGCCTTCATCGAATATCGATTTGGCATCACGTCCTGCTATGGTACAATATCCGGGACTTCCTAAAGGAACTGAACCTTCTACGATCATGATATAATGTCCGTAATTATCTTTCATGGCCTGGTGACGAACTTCTTCGGCCTGTTCTCCGGCTGCAGCCATTAAGGTGTCGGAATAATCGAGAGAAATCATTTCTAATAGAATTTGGCCTACCAGAGGATGGGATGAACGCAAGAATGATTCGCTACAACAGGTACATTCTTGGAAGTGATACCACAAAACGGGTTTTCTCGGTTTGCTTTGCAGGGCATCTACGACTTGTGCTACTCCTGAACTTTGTAGTCCGAGCATAGCACCCATCATTCCGCAGAATTTGAGAAAGTCCCGGCGCGAATATCCTTTATCCATGAGTTCCTGATAAAAACTTTTTGCTTCCATATCCATATACTTATTTAATCTTCAACATATTCTGGGTAACTGCTCCCCCGATAGTCTGCCGATGATCCGTGAAGATCCGAGAGCCGTATTTAAATATACTTCTCCGGGTGTACCTTTTACTACTTCACCTATAATTTCAGCTTTACTTCCGTTCGGATCGTTTTTTATGATTTGTAGAGCGCTTTCGGCCTCTTCCGGGGGGAGAATAACCAGCAATACGCCTTCGTTAGCAACATAAAGCGGATCTAATCCGAGTAATTCACATGCAGATAGTACAGGCTCTTCGATGGGAATCTTTGATTCGTCGAGAGCTATACTGACTTGTGCCGTGTCGGCAATTTCGTTTAGTGTAGAGGCGATTCCCCCTCGTGTCGCATCTCGTAACATGTGGATATTGGGAATACCTGAGAGCAGATTCATTACCATGCTACGCAGTGCGACAGTATCACTTTTTATTTTAGACTCGAATCCGAGATTTTCACGAGTTGATAAAATGCAGACACCGTGCTCTCCGATAGGACCTGTGACTATGACAATATCTCCTTCGGTCACATTTTTAGGAGATATTCGGAGATTTTTCTGTATAGATCCGATACCGCTCGTGTTGATGAAAACTCCGTCACATTTACCTTTTTCTACCACTTTGGTATCTCCTGTGACAATCGTGATTCCGGCTTTTTCTGCTGCCTTGGCCATTGTCTTTACAATTTTTTTCAGATCTTCCAAAGGAAGACCTTCTTCCAGTATAAAACCCGCAGACAAATAAAGCGGAGTTGCACCACAGCATAAAAGGTCGTTTACTGTCCCGTTTACAGCAAGGTCACCAATGTTTCCTCCGGGAAAGAATAATGGAGAAACAACAAAAGAATCGGTCGTAAAAGCAATATGCTGAGACATTAGCGGTAATACTGTTCCATCATGTTGTTGTTGAAGAAACGGATTGCTGAATGCCGGATAAAATATTTCGTCGATCAGGGACTGAGTGAGTGTACCGCCACTTCCGTGACCGAGCAATACTCGATCATATCGTTGTTTAGGGATGGGACATTGTGCCGATTTCATTATTTTTTTGATTAAATGTTATAACGATAATAGGCTGCGCATGCACCTTCTGAGGAGACCATAGGAGCACCGAGCGGATGTTCGGGAGTACAGTAAATGCCGAACTGCTTACATTGCATAGGTGTTATTTTACCTTTCATAATATCTCCGGCCTGACATGATGACGCCTCTTTTTTATTATCGGTTTTTATATTAAAACGTTTTAAGGCATCGTATTGTTCATATTTGCTGCGTATTTGATAACCGCTTTTTTCGATCTCTCCTATACCTCTCCATTTTCGGTTACAAATCTCGAAAACTTCATCGATTTCTTGTCGTGCTTTAGGATTTCCATCATAGGCTACTATTCGTCTATACGCGTTTTTTACGGTATATTCTCGGTTTTCTAATAGATCAATGCAGGTGTATATTCCTAATAGTAAGTCGAGGGGTTCGAATCCGGTAACAGCGATAGATAGTTTCAAATGTTTTGCCAGTTTTTCATATTCGGATGTTCCGGTAATGGCGCATACATGACCGGCGGCAAGAATACCGTTTAGAGTACATTCTTTGTCTTGGGCGATAGTTGTTATGGCTTGAGGTACAGTAAATAGGGATGTCAATACCGAAAAATTCCTGATTTTTTTTCTATAAGCTTCGAGAATAGTAAGAGCATGTATCGGAGCTGTTGTTTCGAATCCTATTCCGAAAAAGACAATTTCATGTCCCGGATTTTCCGAAGCTATGCGTAACGCATCTAAAGGAGAATATACGATCCGTATATCCGCTCCTCGAGATTTGATTTCGAGTAAGTCGTGCCGAGAGCCTGGAACTCTGAGCATATCCCCGAATGAAGTAAAGATAACATTATTTTTTAATGCCAGTTGTATTGCAGTGTCGACAATGGAAACCGGAGTGACGCAAACAGGACATCCCGGGCCGTGTATCAGTTTTATTTCTTTAGGCAATAGCGGTTCTATGCGATAGCGGGCAAGAGCATGAGTTTGCCCTCCGCATATTTCCATAATATGCCATGAGTGACGGGTTATCTTATGTATGGCCTCTAATAATATTTTTGCTTTTTGGGGATTTCTGAATTCATTGAACATGGTCTTTCGGATTTATAGATTCATTATGACAGGCTATGATCTCGAAATCTTTTAAAGTTTCTTCCGCCTCTTTAATATCGATTGTTGTCAGTGCGACTCCTGCATGAGCAAGAACATATTCTCCTGGAGTAGCTTCTACCCATTCGATACAAATATTTTTGAGTATTCCTCCGAAATCTACGACAGCAGTTTTCAATCCTCCGTCTTCAGGGACTTCTACAGAGATTATTTTACCGGGAATTGCTAAACACATATATTTTGAAGTTTTAGAGACTGTTTAAATTTTACTCGGGTTAGTTTTGAGAATTTCCTTATGAACAAATTTTAATATGTTTTTGTTTATTCACAATCAAATATTAAAGAATGATTAGTCAGTATAATATACACATTAAAGGCTTGGTTCAGGGAGTAGGATTTCGTCCTTTTGTGTACCGTCTTGCCACTGATATGCACTTGCACGGTTATGTCGATAATCGTAACGATGGAGTGTTCGTAATGATACAAGCGACACCTTCTCAAAAAGATGATTTTGTCAAGGGGTTAACGACACATAAGCCGGATGTGGCAGAGATCGAGACTGTTACAGTTCTTGAAAAACCCGTATCAAAGCCTTTACCCGATTTTTTTATTGCTCCCAGTCGGGAGGTTGATAATCATATTACTCGTATAAGCCCGGATATTGCCGTGTGTGATGAGTGTTTGCAAGATTTAATCTCACAGCCGCATCGTATTCGGTATCCGTTTATCAATTGTACCCATTGCGGACCGCGCTTTTCAATAATAAATGCGCTCCCTTATGATCGACCGGGAACTACAATGTCGGTATTCCGGATGTGTCCGGAATGCGAAGCTGAATATACAGATGTTCGGGATCGCCGTTTTCATGCGCAGCCTATTGCTTGTAACCATTGCGGGCCACATTATCATTTGTTTATGAAGAATGGTTATGAAACTGTTGATTATGAAGAGATACTTTCTCGTATGGCGGCGGTTTTGCGACAAGGCGGAGTTGTTGCGTTGAAGGGTCTTGGAGGTTTCAATTTAATTTGCAATGCAGAAAATGAAAAAGCTATTTGTCGTTTACGGGAAATTAAAAAAAGATATAAAAAGCCGTTTGCAGTAATGTTTCCGGATGTTCCGACTTTAAGTCATTATCTGAATATTTTGCCTTTGGAAAAAGAGATTGTTTCTTCTTGGCGTCGTCCGATTGTTTTATTGGAAGAAAAACAAAAAATCGGCACAGGAATTAATGACGGTTATAAAACTGTAGGTGCTATGTTGCCCTATTTGCCTGTACATTATCATTTATTTGCTTCGTCCGAATTGAAAGCATTGGTGATGACAAGCGGTAATCGAGGGGATAATCCTATACTGACAGATAATGATGCAGCTTTATCCGATTTACTTAGAGAAGTAGATTTATTTGTAGAACACAATAGAGATATATCCAATCGGGTAGATGATTCGATTGTTCAAGTAGTAGGGTCACAGCCTCGAATAATTCGGCGTTCAAGAGGTTTTACCCCAGAACCGTTATCTTTAAAATTTGATACTGAGGGCATTTTGGCTTTTGGAGCAGAGCGAGTATCTATGTTTGCCTTAGGAAAAGATAAGGAGATTATTTTGAGCCAATATATAGGAGATTTAAAGAATCGGGAAACGTATCTTTTTTATCGGGAGGCTTTGGATAAATTCTGTCTTTTATTTCGATTCACTCCTCGATATTTGGTTTGTGATGCACATCCCGATTACTTCTCTACACAGTTGGCGTTGCAATTGGCACAACGTTTTCAGATTCCGCTGTTACGCGTGCAGCATCATCATGCTCATGCTGCGGCAGTAATGGCAGAATACGGTTTGACTGAGGATGTTATAGCTGTTTGTTTGGATGGGACAGGGTATGGAGATGATGGTTGCATCTGGGGTGGGGAGATCTTTCGTTGTAATCAGTCGGAATATAGAAGAATCGCTCATTTGCCTTATGTACCGTTACCCGGAGGAGATGCGGCAGCGAAATCACCGTGGAGAATGGCTGTCTCTTATTTGAAAAGCATATATGGTAGTAAGGCCGATTATCCGGAGACGTTCATCGAACGATTGGGCGAATCTCATATACGGCAGATTGAGATGCTTATAGAAAAAGGTGTCAATACGCCTCTGACATCGAGTGCCGGACGTTTGTTTGATGCCGTAGCTTCGCTTTTGGGAATTTGTGATGAAAATACTTATCAAGCTGAAGCTGCAGCACTGTTGGAACAAATAGCTGAGAATGGTATATCCCGTTGTTATCCGATAAATTCTGATAATCCGCTTGATCTCCGATCTCTTTTTGATGGAATTTTGAAGGATTACAGATTATCTGTACCTGTTTCGGAGATAGCATCGGTATTCCATAATACTTTATCTGCCATGTTATTAAATATTATTATTCAAAAAGTAAAAACTGAGAGATTGACGACTGTCGTACTTTCCGGCGGTGTTTTTCAGAACAAAAGGCTTACGAATTTGTTAATAAAACAGTTGGCGAACAGAAAGATATCCTACTATTTGTCATCGAGAATACCTTGTAATGATGGAGCAATTGCTGTTGGACAGCTCTATATTGCTGCTTTAAAAAAAAGAGGATAAAATTATGCATGAATTATCTATCGCTTTGAGCATTATTAATTTGGCGACAAAAGAGGCTGAAAAAAGCAATGCAACTCGAGTGAGTGAGCTGGAGTTGGAAATAGGAGAAATGGCCGGTGTCAATATCGAAGCTTTAGAATTTTCTATGAGTATCGCTATGCAGAATACTATATTGGAAGGAGCTAAAGTTCGTATTGTCGAAATAAGATCATTGGCAGTTTGTCGAGATTGTAAGACACGTTTCTCTCCTGTGTCTATGTTTGATCCGTGTCCTCGTTGCTATTCTCATGAGATAGAATTTTTGCGAGGACGGGAACTTAGACTTAAATCTCTGTTGATAGAGTAAATTGTAAACTAATAACATATATTATGTGTGAGACTTGTGGTTGTGATCATCTTATAGACGGGATAACTCATGAAGAAATGCATGCTTTGGGTATAGCTCATGAACATGAACGGCATCATTCTGAAAATCGTAATAGCAGAGAACATCTGGTTGAACAGAATATTCTTTCGGAAAATAATTTGATAGCTGCTCGGAATAGAGGATATTTTGAGGCTAAATCGGTATTTGTACTTAACATGGTCAGTTCTCCGGGTTCGGGAAAGACAACCTTATTGGAGAAGACTCTTTTTAATCTGAAATCGAGATTACCGATTGCTGTAATTGAAGGAGATCAGCAGACCGATAATGATGCGGATCGAATACGTAAGTTAGACATACCTTGTATACAGATCAATACTCAGAACGGATGTCATCTCGATGCTGCAATGATTCATCGTGCGGTGAAAAAAATGAACTTGCAAGATAATTCTTTACTGTTTATTGAGAATGTCGGTAATTTAGTCTGTCCTGCACTTTTTGATTTAGGCGAGAATAAACGAGTCGTATTAATAAGTGTTACTGAAGGAGATGATAAACCGTTAAAGTACCCCTATATGTTCGACAGTGCAGATATTTGCGTTATCAATAAAATCGATCTTTTACCTTATGTCGACAGTAAGATAGAGCGTATTCAAGATAATGCATTAAAAATAAATTCGAATCTTATATTTTTTGAACTGTCTGCAACTGTCGGAACGGGTATTGATCGATGGTGTGATTTTTTATGTGATCAAGTAAAAAAAATAAACGGATGAAGGTTAAAGCCGGTTTCTTTGATCAGTTGAGTGAACGGTGGGATGCTATCTGTTGTCACGACAAAATGAAACTCCGTTATTTGTTAAGCCGTGTTTCTATACAATCAGGAGATTCTGTTTTGGATGTGGGGACTGGAACTGGTGTTTTGATTCCTTATATCCGGGAGTTGAATCATGAGGGAGATATTCGGGCAATCGATATGTCTCCGGGAATGATAGCGGTAGCTTCACGTAAATATGGAGATGATTCTCATCTTTCTTTTCAGGTTGCAGATGCAGAATCAGATGATATTCCGGGACGCTATCATCAAATATTGCTTTATTCTGTATTTCCTCATTTAGAATTTAGAGAAGAGACTGTTTCTCGATTGGTTTCTCATAATTTAAAACCGGATGGAGTATTGCTTATTGCTCATTCTCAGAGCCGACAAGAGTTGAATCGGATGCACCGAATGCGGGATGATCGGGTTTCGGAGGATATGTTGACTGATGTACAGACCCAAAAACGAAAATTAGAACAAGTTGGTTTGCGTGTTTTGGAAGCTGTCGAGAATAGTGATTTTTATTATTTGATTATTACCTCGAAGGTAAAAAACGGATAGAGACTTATAAAATAGGGAATAATCAGAATTAGTTATTCCCTATTTTATTGTTATTCTATAATTATCTGGCAGTTCTCCAAACTTTTTATACGAGCGAGTGATTCTACATGAATACCCATTTCTCTCAATTGGTCTCCTCCGTGTTGAAATGTTTTTTCGATAATAAATCCCATTCCTGCCAATGTCGCACCTGATTGACGGATCAGGTCGATTAATCCGAAAGCTGCATTTCCGTATGCGAGGAAATCGTCGATGCATAATATTCGGTCTCCAGGTTTTAAATATTCTGCACTTATGCTTACCGGATATTCCCGGTCTTTTGTGAAAGAATGTACTATTGTGCTTAAGGCATGACGCATAGTTTTCGGCTCTTTTTTCTTTGCAAAAACAACAGGGAGTTGCATTGTGTAACCGGTCATGATTGCAGGTGCTATACCGCTGGCCTCGATAGTCAGTATCTTGTTAATTCGGTCGTTTGCAAATCGTCGGGCAAACTCTTCGGCAATAAGTTTCATTAACATAGGATCCATTTGATGGTTGATGAAACTATCGACTTTGAGAATGCCGCCTTCGTAACAAGTCCCGTCTTCTAATATTCGTTTTTTTAATATTTCCATTAGTTGTTGTTTTTTCTTGACATAACAGCGGCTATCGACAGAATAATTCCTAAAGCGACGCCTAAAAGTGCTGCAAATAAAACTTGATATTGCCCGGGTAATAAAAATGTTATGGTATGAGCCGGAATCCAAAAAAACGGAATCGTTTTCTTAAACACGAATCCCCATTGAACATTCCAGTTTAGAGACGAAAGAATTTTTCCCATGGGAAGAGGTTTTATCAATGCTGTTAATTTACCTCCGTATTGTAATATTTGAGTATCGGTTATTTTATGTAGGGTCATAAATACAGGCCCGAATGTCGTATTCATCATGACGCTGATAAAAAACGCACCGAATACTTTTTCCATTGACAAACTCTGCTTCATAGCATCGGGGACGCCTTCTATTCCGAAACTTTGGAGTAAATAGGGGACTCCTGAAGAAAACGTTTTCATTGCGACAGCAATCCACATTCCCAAAAATCCCCAAATGATGGCTCGAGGAAGAATTCCGAATCCGGGTTCGTTATATATTCCCTTTTTAATTCTTAGTCCGATGACTTCGCCTAATGTTGCGAGAATGGCGAATTTAAAAAATGCCATGATATACGGATGAG contains:
- a CDS encoding hydrogenase maturation protease yields the protein MKDILILGVGNLVLKDEGIGIHVINRLEKEELPLGVDLLDGGTGGIFLIGTLQQYKHLILIDATLDSRPAGTIRHLKPKYSHDYPLLLSAHEIGLKEMIDAMILQEQIPEIDLLAISVQEVREIGMQLSPKVEDAIPAIINKIHELIKQIKS
- the cybH gene encoding Ni/Fe-hydrogenase, b-type cytochrome subunit yields the protein MISKKAHLREVYVWQLPVRIFHWVNAFAITILCITGYIIGDPPAIMHGTAPEFNYWFGWVRLTHFIAAFIFIINFLVRIYWFFAGNTFSRWPNYIPLTKKQWRGIFETTKVDVLLLSPKPVYDIGHNSLAAFTYFGLFLIMIVQSVTGLAMFYVDSDSILAPFFGKLLIIMGGFYPVRDIHHILMWAFILFAIVHIYLVFYHDYIERNGIASSIIGGWKFIDEHLVKEYEDEQRTKYKIVLKKEKEKLLKKEIEIKEKSRQALR
- a CDS encoding hydrogenase small subunit, with translation MDMEAKSFYQELMDKGYSRRDFLKFCGMMGAMLGLQSSGVAQVVDALQSKPRKPVLWYHFQECTCCSESFLRSSHPLVGQILLEMISLDYSDTLMAAAGEQAEEVRHQAMKDNYGHYIMIVEGSVPLGSPGYCTIAGRDAKSIFDEGAAGAEAIIAWGNCASSGCIQHAYPNPTKTEPVHKIYSGKPIINVQGCPPIADVMAGVITYILTFDKLPELDNMGRPSVFYGRRIHDTCYRRPAYDAGLFVQSFDDENAKKGYCLYYMGCKGPNTFNSCAVIKWNNSISYPIQSGHGCIGCAEPNFWDYGPLYSHIPYVHGIGIEATADKIGAGLSAVALGGVLAHAVVTNIQKHKLIKNQMDDLSINEEDFDKTESHLKNEKEKIEQKIKTEETDKL
- a CDS encoding nickel-dependent hydrogenase large subunit yields the protein MSTRVVVDPITRIEGHLRIEADIENGIIKDAFSTGTMVRGIEIIAQNRDPREVWAYVGRVCGVCTSIHSLASVRAVENALGIIIPPNAERVRSLMQIALTEQDHVVHFYQLQALDWVDVVSALKADPKKTSAIAQSISAWPKSSIGYFTDIQKKIKKFVESSKLGIFANGYWGHPAYKLPPEVNLLGVAHYLEALEVQKDIVKVQTIFGGKNPHPNYLVGGMACAVNINDPNAINLERLSYVAEIIQTTQNFVRQVYLPDVLAIASYYPEWTKIGGGLRNYISYGDYPTGNYGELSTYKSPRGIIINRDLHHIEDFDPYAMDGLQEYVNNSWYSYSEGKEVGLHPSIGETNLDYTGPTPPYQYLDNSQPYSWIKTPRYKNRPMETGPLARMIVGYASGRDDYKDLTDRCLKQLNVPFEAMYSTIGRTLARAMESNLLADWMQDFYIQLLQNIKSGDYRMFNNIYWEPSTWPQKAQGIGLAEAPRGSLAHYVNIENKQIKNYQMVVPTTWNASPRDTKGQRSSFEESLLGTPVHDTSAPLEIIRTIHSFDPCMACAVHLYDEEGKHIHQFDTL
- a CDS encoding multidrug effflux MFS transporter, with the protein product MKENNSKAFLLILLGALTAFGPLVTDMYLPSLPTMTGYFDTNSSMVQLGLTSSMIGLAIGQIFFGPLSDKYGRRPLLLISMLLFIVSTVFCIFSPNIESFIAFRLLQGIAGSGGIVISRSVATDKFSGQDLAKAMAIIGAINGIAPVASPVLGGFLTDSIGWKGIFIILLIIGIILLIGNFRFKESLPKSNRKQENIKGLLWGFGKILHNRRYVFYVLQMGFAMGVLFANISSSPFIMQQHYGFSAFTFSLFFGINALSIGIAAALSIKFKSPEHAIFFGCIGMVIFSVIEFIALSNNCSFIIYETLLFFLLFTMGLTFTASTTLAMDSERQNSGTASALFGATGFAFGGIVSPLVSIGDILPTTGLIFLLCSSCSLGCAIIALRQTHPHLWINVKRKLKPTVQFISASNSKGKKE
- the hypE gene encoding hydrogenase expression/formation protein HypE, with the translated sequence MKSAQCPIPKQRYDRVLLGHGSGGTLTQSLIDEIFYPAFSNPFLQQQHDGTVLPLMSQHIAFTTDSFVVSPLFFPGGNIGDLAVNGTVNDLLCCGATPLYLSAGFILEEGLPLEDLKKIVKTMAKAAEKAGITIVTGDTKVVEKGKCDGVFINTSGIGSIQKNLRISPKNVTEGDIVIVTGPIGEHGVCILSTRENLGFESKIKSDTVALRSMVMNLLSGIPNIHMLRDATRGGIASTLNEIADTAQVSIALDESKIPIEEPVLSACELLGLDPLYVANEGVLLVILPPEEAESALQIIKNDPNGSKAEIIGEVVKGTPGEVYLNTALGSSRIIGRLSGEQLPRIC